One window of Curtobacterium sp. 458 genomic DNA carries:
- a CDS encoding phospholipid carrier-dependent glycosyltransferase — MTSELTDDRRDVADRPTGSRLDDWWAHVLRTGTRVAVWRWTGPLAVTLLAAVLRLVGLGHPHSLVFDETYYVKDGWSIVHLGYEGTWPANPSEKGAPTTDQRFADGQTDLFSQAAEFIAHPSLGKYLIGLGMLVFGADSSFGWRITVAVLGIATVFLTAVIARSLFRSTAIGTLAGFLLAVDGQAIVLSRVTLLDGILTFFVVLGAGALLLDRRWTERRLDRWVARRTAAGRDTLWGPFLWWRPWLIAMGLTLGLATATKWSGMFFLAFFAVYSVLSDMMMRRRAGIEFWSSSAFLQQAPVSFLLTVPIAAATYLAAWTGWFTSRDGWDRDWIANGGERWTGLLAWVPDSLQNWWHYQSEIYGFNIGLHTPHSYQANPLLWLVMQRPTSMYYVGTDAGQDGCTASRCGEAITGIANPFIWYASVIAVVALLVLWVLRRRWEYGFVLIGVAAGYLPWLMYVNRTVFQFYTIAFEPFMVMALAAAIGLVLGRRTDERSRRTRAIVWVGVYLGVVVLASVYWYPMWTAIQMPWDFIRSHYWMPSWL, encoded by the coding sequence ATGACCAGCGAGCTGACCGACGACCGCCGGGACGTGGCGGACCGCCCGACCGGCTCGCGACTCGACGACTGGTGGGCGCACGTCCTCCGGACCGGCACCCGGGTCGCGGTGTGGCGGTGGACCGGGCCGCTCGCGGTGACGCTGCTCGCTGCCGTGCTGCGGCTCGTCGGCCTCGGCCACCCGCACTCGCTCGTGTTCGACGAGACGTACTACGTCAAGGACGGCTGGTCGATCGTGCACCTCGGGTACGAGGGCACGTGGCCTGCGAACCCGTCGGAGAAGGGCGCACCGACGACGGACCAACGGTTCGCCGACGGACAGACCGACCTGTTCTCACAGGCGGCGGAGTTCATCGCGCACCCGTCGCTCGGCAAGTACCTCATCGGCCTCGGCATGCTGGTGTTCGGAGCGGACAGCTCGTTCGGCTGGCGCATCACGGTCGCGGTGCTCGGCATCGCCACGGTCTTCCTCACCGCCGTCATCGCCCGGTCACTCTTCCGTTCGACCGCGATCGGCACCCTCGCCGGTTTCCTGCTCGCGGTCGACGGCCAGGCGATCGTGCTGTCGCGGGTGACGCTGCTCGACGGAATCCTGACGTTCTTCGTGGTCCTCGGTGCCGGTGCCCTGCTGCTCGATCGCCGGTGGACGGAGCGTCGACTCGACCGGTGGGTGGCGCGACGGACCGCGGCCGGGCGGGACACCCTGTGGGGACCGTTCCTCTGGTGGCGGCCGTGGTTGATCGCGATGGGGCTCACGCTCGGGCTCGCGACGGCGACGAAGTGGTCGGGAATGTTCTTCCTGGCGTTCTTCGCGGTGTACTCGGTGCTCAGCGACATGATGATGCGGCGGCGGGCGGGCATCGAGTTCTGGTCGTCGAGCGCGTTCCTGCAGCAGGCTCCGGTGTCGTTCCTGCTCACCGTGCCGATCGCCGCTGCGACGTACCTGGCGGCCTGGACGGGCTGGTTCACGTCACGGGACGGCTGGGACCGCGACTGGATCGCGAACGGCGGCGAGCGTTGGACCGGTCTGCTCGCGTGGGTGCCGGACAGCCTGCAGAACTGGTGGCACTACCAGTCCGAGATCTACGGGTTCAACATCGGGCTGCACACACCGCACTCCTACCAGGCGAACCCGCTGCTGTGGCTCGTCATGCAGCGGCCGACGTCGATGTACTACGTCGGGACCGACGCCGGTCAGGACGGCTGCACGGCGTCCCGCTGCGGCGAGGCGATCACCGGGATCGCGAACCCGTTCATCTGGTACGCCTCGGTCATCGCGGTGGTCGCGTTGCTCGTGTTGTGGGTGCTGCGTCGGCGCTGGGAGTACGGCTTCGTGCTGATCGGTGTCGCGGCGGGCTACCTGCCGTGGCTGATGTACGTGAACCGGACGGTGTTCCAGTTCTACACGATCGCCTTCGAGCCCTTCATGGTGATGGCCCTCGCCGCGGCGATCGGGTTGGTGCTCGGTCGCCGGACGGACGAACGGTCGCGCCGGACCCGGGCGATCGTCTGGGTCGGCGTGTACCTCGGGGTCGTCGTGCTGGCGTCCGTGTACTGGTACCCGATGTGGACCGCGATCCAGATGCCGTGGGACTTCATCCGGTCGCACTACTGGATGCCCAGCTGGCTGTAG
- the rsmI gene encoding 16S rRNA (cytidine(1402)-2'-O)-methyltransferase, with product MIVLAATPIGNLGDASRRLVETLSNASVVAAEDTRTAVHLMRALGIENRPRLIALHEHNERERAADVVALAQDDDVVVLTDAGMPAISDPGFPLVAAAAEAGVTVTAIPGPSAVLTALAVSGLPTDRFTFEGFPTRKQGERSRSFEALAGERRTMVFFESPHRLGGTLADMAAAFGADRRAVVCRELTKLHEEVRRDTLGELAAWAADGSRGEICVVVEGSSGSDDVTSLEDGVRLVLERVAAGTRMKEAAAAVADATGLSKRDLYEGALAAR from the coding sequence GTGATCGTGCTCGCAGCAACCCCCATCGGCAACCTCGGGGACGCCTCCCGCCGGCTCGTCGAGACCCTCTCGAACGCGAGCGTCGTCGCCGCCGAGGACACCCGCACCGCGGTGCACCTCATGCGCGCGCTCGGGATCGAGAACCGGCCGCGGCTCATCGCGCTGCACGAGCACAACGAGCGGGAGCGTGCCGCCGACGTCGTCGCACTCGCCCAGGACGACGACGTCGTGGTCCTCACCGACGCCGGCATGCCCGCGATCAGCGACCCCGGGTTCCCCCTGGTGGCAGCAGCCGCCGAGGCCGGTGTCACGGTCACGGCGATCCCCGGTCCGTCGGCGGTCCTCACGGCGCTCGCCGTGTCCGGCCTGCCGACCGACCGGTTCACCTTCGAGGGCTTCCCCACGCGCAAGCAGGGCGAGCGGAGCAGGTCGTTCGAGGCGCTGGCGGGGGAGCGTCGCACGATGGTCTTCTTCGAGTCGCCGCACCGGCTCGGCGGCACCCTCGCCGACATGGCTGCCGCCTTCGGCGCCGACCGACGCGCCGTGGTGTGCCGCGAGCTCACGAAGCTGCATGAAGAGGTCCGACGCGACACGCTCGGCGAGCTCGCCGCGTGGGCCGCCGACGGATCGCGCGGAGAGATCTGCGTCGTGGTCGAGGGGTCGTCCGGGAGCGACGACGTCACCTCCCTGGAGGACGGCGTCCGACTCGTGCTCGAGCGCGTCGCCGCAGGCACGCGCATGAAGGAGGCCGCGGCGGCGGTCGCGGACGCGACCGGGCTGTCGAAGCGGGACCTCTACGAGGGCGCGCTGGCAGCGAGGTGA
- the metG gene encoding methionine--tRNA ligase: protein MSDGSSFSITTPIFYVNDVPHIGHAYTEVAADMLARWHRQRGEDTWLLTGTDEHGQKILRTASANDVTPKEWADRLVTDAWKPLLETVDVANDDFIRTTDERHERGVTAFLQKLYDDGFIYAGEFEGFYCVGCEEYKQPSDLVAGTGAYEGQQVCAIHSIPVEVLSERNYFFRMSDFEQRLLDLYESNPEFIQPESVRNEIISFVKQGLRDLSISRSSFDWGIQIPWDHDHVLYVWFDALLNYVTALGYGSEDDEAFQRLWPSVHIVGKDIARFHAVIWPAMLMAAGLPVPERVYGHGWLLVGGEKMSKSKLTGIAPSEITDTFGSDAFRYYFLRAITFGQDGNFSWEDISARYQAELANGFGNLASRIVAMLGKYFDGVVPTAGASTDADRAVEDLARSVTERADAAVGSFAPHDAIATVWELVDALNGYITEQEPWALAKDDTRRERLATVLVTALRGLGTVAVLVSPVMPKATEKLWASIGAGGSIAEQRIDRAWEWQAAAQVVPLESGLFPRIEQQPEQGAA, encoded by the coding sequence ATGTCCGACGGGTCCTCCTTCAGCATCACCACGCCGATCTTCTACGTGAACGACGTGCCCCACATCGGGCACGCGTACACCGAGGTCGCCGCGGACATGCTCGCGCGCTGGCACCGTCAGCGCGGCGAGGACACCTGGCTGCTCACCGGGACGGACGAGCACGGGCAGAAGATCCTGCGCACCGCCTCGGCGAACGACGTCACCCCGAAGGAGTGGGCGGACCGGCTCGTCACCGATGCGTGGAAGCCCCTGCTCGAGACGGTCGACGTCGCCAACGACGACTTCATCCGCACCACGGACGAGCGTCACGAGCGTGGCGTCACGGCCTTCCTGCAGAAGCTGTACGACGACGGCTTCATCTACGCCGGCGAGTTCGAGGGGTTCTACTGCGTCGGGTGTGAGGAGTACAAGCAGCCGAGCGACCTCGTGGCCGGCACCGGAGCGTACGAGGGGCAGCAGGTCTGCGCCATCCACTCGATCCCGGTCGAGGTGCTGTCCGAGCGCAACTACTTCTTCCGCATGTCCGACTTCGAGCAGCGGCTGCTCGACCTCTACGAGTCGAACCCCGAGTTCATCCAGCCCGAGAGCGTCCGGAACGAGATCATCTCGTTCGTGAAGCAGGGGCTGCGTGACCTGTCGATCTCGCGGTCCAGCTTCGACTGGGGCATCCAGATCCCCTGGGACCACGACCACGTCCTCTACGTGTGGTTCGACGCACTGCTGAACTACGTCACCGCGCTCGGCTACGGCTCCGAGGACGACGAAGCCTTCCAGCGCCTCTGGCCGAGCGTGCACATCGTCGGCAAGGACATCGCCCGGTTCCACGCCGTCATCTGGCCGGCGATGCTCATGGCCGCCGGACTCCCGGTGCCGGAGCGCGTCTACGGGCACGGCTGGCTCCTCGTCGGCGGCGAGAAGATGTCCAAGTCGAAGCTGACCGGCATCGCGCCGTCGGAGATCACCGACACCTTCGGGTCGGACGCCTTCCGCTACTACTTCCTCCGCGCGATCACCTTCGGGCAGGACGGCAACTTCAGCTGGGAGGACATCTCCGCCCGGTACCAGGCCGAGCTCGCCAACGGGTTCGGCAACCTGGCGTCGCGCATCGTCGCGATGCTCGGCAAGTACTTCGACGGCGTCGTCCCGACGGCCGGTGCGTCGACCGACGCGGATCGTGCCGTCGAGGACCTCGCCCGCTCGGTGACCGAGCGCGCCGACGCCGCGGTGGGCTCCTTCGCGCCGCACGACGCGATCGCCACCGTCTGGGAGCTCGTCGACGCCCTGAACGGGTACATCACCGAGCAGGAGCCGTGGGCCCTCGCGAAGGACGACACGAGGCGCGAACGGCTCGCGACCGTGCTCGTCACCGCGCTGCGCGGCCTCGGTACCGTCGCGGTCCTGGTCTCGCCCGTGATGCCGAAGGCGACCGAGAAGCTCTGGGCGTCGATCGGAGCCGGCGGGTCCATCGCCGAGCAGCGCATCGACCGGGCATGGGAGTGGCAGGCGGCGGCGCAGGTCGTGCCGCTCGAGTCCGGGCTCTTCCCGCGCATCGAGCAGCAGCCGGAGCAGGGCGCAGCGTGA
- a CDS encoding TatD family hydrolase, with translation MTDAAHVRARGEGSGGGSKRDLTYPPLPQALVVPVYDNHTHMEIADGVGEGGDGPLEYREHLDRASSVGVRGVVQVGTDLVTSQWSASIAAREPRVLAAVALHPNEAPVLDAAGSLDEHLEGIAELAALPRVRAIGETGLDFFRTGEDGRAAQVRSFEEHIRIAKEHDLALTIHDRDAHDAVVEVLDRVGAPERTVFHCFSGGPDLARLCAERGWYMSFAGTVTFKNAQDLRDALEVAPRHLIMVETDAPFLTPTPYRGRPNAPYLIPLTLRSMAETLRTDVSMLAAQIASNTETVYGAWDAEPVTVAE, from the coding sequence GTGACCGACGCGGCGCACGTCCGTGCCCGCGGCGAGGGATCGGGCGGCGGGTCGAAGCGCGACCTGACGTACCCGCCCCTGCCGCAGGCGCTCGTCGTCCCCGTGTACGACAACCACACCCACATGGAGATCGCCGACGGCGTCGGGGAAGGTGGCGACGGGCCGCTCGAGTACCGCGAGCACCTCGACCGTGCGTCGAGCGTCGGTGTCCGGGGCGTCGTACAGGTCGGTACCGACCTCGTGACCTCGCAGTGGTCCGCCTCCATCGCCGCCCGCGAGCCGCGCGTGCTCGCGGCCGTCGCGCTGCACCCGAACGAAGCACCCGTGCTCGATGCGGCCGGCAGCCTCGACGAGCACCTCGAGGGGATCGCCGAGCTCGCCGCCCTGCCCCGTGTCCGCGCGATCGGGGAGACCGGCCTCGACTTCTTCCGAACGGGTGAGGACGGCCGCGCCGCCCAGGTCCGCTCGTTCGAGGAGCACATCCGCATCGCGAAGGAGCACGACCTCGCGCTGACGATCCACGACCGCGACGCGCACGACGCCGTGGTCGAGGTCCTCGACCGCGTCGGCGCACCGGAGCGCACGGTGTTCCACTGCTTCTCGGGTGGGCCCGACCTCGCCCGTCTCTGCGCCGAGCGGGGCTGGTACATGTCCTTCGCCGGCACCGTGACGTTCAAGAACGCGCAGGACCTCCGTGATGCGCTCGAGGTCGCACCGCGTCACCTCATCATGGTCGAGACGGACGCGCCGTTCCTCACCCCGACGCCCTACCGCGGACGGCCGAACGCGCCGTACCTCATCCCGCTCACGCTGCGTTCGATGGCGGAGACCCTGCGCACCGACGTGTCGATGCTCGCCGCGCAGATCGCGTCGAACACCGAGACGGTGTACGGCGCGTGGGACGCCGAACCCGTCACGGTGGCGGAGTAG
- the rsmA gene encoding 16S rRNA (adenine(1518)-N(6)/adenine(1519)-N(6))-dimethyltransferase RsmA, which translates to MGALLGPAEIRDLAAKLDVTPTKKLGQNFVHDANTVRRIVASGRVTPESRVLEIGPGLGSLTLGLTETGASVTAVEIDGRLAAQLPATVSAMQPDARLRVVHQDALTVAASDLPEAPTHVVANLPYNVSVPVLLHLLATFPSIERALVMVQAEVGYRLAADPGSKVYGSPSVKAAWYGSWSIAGQVSRQVFWPVPNVDSVLVGFDRGEQPGDDALRSRVFVLVDAAFQQRRKMLRQSLSGVLGGSARAAEVLTAAGIDPTARGEVIGVDDFVRLGRTVLAAG; encoded by the coding sequence GTGGGCGCGCTCCTCGGACCGGCGGAGATCCGTGACCTCGCCGCGAAGCTCGACGTCACGCCGACCAAGAAGCTCGGGCAGAACTTCGTGCACGACGCGAACACCGTGCGTCGCATCGTGGCCTCGGGGCGGGTGACGCCGGAGTCCCGCGTCCTCGAGATCGGCCCGGGCCTCGGCTCGCTCACCCTCGGTCTGACCGAGACCGGCGCATCCGTCACCGCGGTCGAGATCGACGGACGCCTCGCTGCTCAGCTCCCGGCCACGGTGTCGGCCATGCAGCCGGACGCGCGGCTCCGGGTCGTGCACCAGGACGCCCTGACCGTGGCGGCGTCGGACCTCCCGGAAGCACCGACGCACGTCGTGGCGAACCTGCCGTACAACGTCTCCGTCCCGGTGCTCCTGCACCTCCTCGCGACCTTCCCGAGCATCGAGCGCGCGCTCGTCATGGTGCAGGCCGAGGTCGGGTACCGGCTCGCAGCCGACCCGGGCAGCAAGGTCTACGGATCCCCGAGCGTCAAGGCTGCCTGGTACGGCTCGTGGTCGATCGCCGGTCAGGTCAGCCGTCAGGTGTTCTGGCCGGTGCCGAACGTCGACAGCGTCCTCGTGGGATTCGACCGCGGTGAGCAGCCCGGCGACGATGCCCTGCGGTCGCGGGTGTTCGTGCTCGTGGATGCCGCGTTCCAGCAGCGGCGGAAGATGCTCCGGCAGAGTCTGTCCGGGGTGCTCGGTGGCAGCGCACGGGCCGCCGAGGTGTTGACCGCCGCCGGGATCGACCCCACGGCGCGCGGCGAGGTCATCGGCGTGGACGACTTCGTGCGGCTCGGGCGGACGGTGCTTGCAGCAGGCTGA
- a CDS encoding SDR family NAD(P)-dependent oxidoreductase, translating into MDITNATVFIPGATSGIGLGLALRLQAAGSTVVIGGRRAALLDTLHDEHGFDTVVVDVADPASVAAAADTVLAAHPTLDSVVTMSGIMRTEDLREPGHVETAVATIETNLLGTIRLVDAFLPHLLTRPAATLVTVSSGLAFTPLAATPTYSATKAAVHSYTQSLRQQLVGSSVTVLELVPPAVATDLLGGADFGGMPLDDFLDEVVGLLTSGAAPEILVENVLPLRWSERDGTQQQLIEVLAGRGH; encoded by the coding sequence ATGGACATCACGAACGCCACCGTCTTCATCCCCGGCGCGACCTCCGGCATCGGCCTCGGACTCGCGCTCCGCCTGCAGGCCGCCGGCAGCACCGTCGTCATCGGCGGGCGTCGGGCGGCCCTGCTCGACACCCTCCACGATGAGCACGGCTTCGACACCGTGGTCGTGGACGTCGCCGACCCGGCGTCGGTCGCCGCGGCCGCCGACACCGTGCTCGCTGCCCACCCGACGCTCGACTCCGTCGTCACGATGTCCGGGATCATGCGGACCGAGGACCTCCGGGAACCCGGCCACGTCGAGACCGCGGTCGCCACGATCGAGACGAACCTGCTCGGCACCATCCGGCTCGTCGACGCGTTCCTGCCGCACCTGCTCACCCGTCCGGCCGCGACCCTCGTCACGGTGTCATCGGGCCTCGCGTTCACCCCGCTCGCTGCGACGCCGACCTACAGCGCGACGAAGGCCGCCGTGCACTCGTACACGCAGTCCCTCCGACAGCAGCTCGTCGGCTCGTCGGTCACCGTCCTCGAACTCGTCCCGCCGGCGGTCGCCACGGACCTGCTCGGTGGTGCGGACTTCGGGGGCATGCCGCTCGACGACTTCCTCGACGAGGTCGTGGGGCTGCTCACGTCCGGGGCCGCGCCGGAGATCCTCGTCGAGAACGTGCTGCCGCTCCGGTGGTCCGAGCGGGACGGGACGCAGCAGCAGCTCATCGAGGTGCTCGCCGGTCGCGGGCACTGA
- a CDS encoding helix-turn-helix transcriptional regulator: MDRAALADFLRRRRESLRPEDVGLGSGARRRTPGLRREEVAALAGMSADYYTRLEQQRGPQPSEQMVAAVARALRCSLDERDHLFHLAGHNAPVRVHRSDHVDPAVLRVLDRLEDTPAIVVNDLGETLVENRLAAALLGSTVDLPGNERYQPWRWFTTEAERAKYAPEQHDRLARAQVASLRAAVGAAGPGDRRAQQLIADLERESPAFRELWALHEVRTRWEDHKTFVHPELGRITVDCQVLHTDNRAQALLLFTAPPGTEDAQKLELLGVVGSQQFDASGAAR, translated from the coding sequence ATGGACCGTGCTGCCCTCGCCGACTTCCTCCGCCGCCGCCGCGAGTCCCTGCGACCCGAGGACGTCGGCCTCGGGTCGGGCGCCCGCCGGCGGACGCCGGGTCTGCGGCGCGAGGAGGTCGCGGCCCTCGCGGGGATGTCCGCCGACTACTACACCCGACTGGAGCAGCAGCGCGGGCCGCAGCCGTCCGAGCAGATGGTCGCCGCCGTCGCTCGCGCGCTCCGCTGCTCCCTCGACGAGCGCGACCACCTGTTCCACCTGGCCGGCCACAACGCGCCGGTCCGGGTGCACCGTTCGGACCACGTCGACCCGGCGGTGCTCCGGGTGCTCGACCGGCTCGAGGACACCCCGGCGATCGTGGTGAACGACCTCGGTGAGACCCTCGTCGAGAACCGGCTCGCGGCGGCACTCCTCGGCTCGACGGTGGACCTGCCGGGCAACGAGCGCTACCAGCCGTGGCGGTGGTTCACGACCGAGGCCGAGCGGGCGAAGTACGCGCCGGAGCAGCACGACCGCCTCGCGCGGGCACAGGTCGCGAGCCTCCGCGCGGCGGTGGGCGCTGCCGGCCCCGGGGACCGTCGGGCACAGCAGCTGATCGCCGACCTGGAGCGGGAGAGTCCCGCGTTCCGGGAGCTCTGGGCACTCCACGAGGTCCGCACGCGCTGGGAGGACCACAAGACCTTCGTCCACCCGGAGCTGGGCCGCATCACCGTCGACTGCCAGGTGCTGCACACCGACAACCGGGCGCAGGCCCTCCTGCTCTTCACGGCGCCGCCCGGCACCGAGGACGCGCAGAAGCTCGAGCTCCTCGGCGTCGTCGGCTCGCAGCAGTTCGACGCATCCGGTGCGGCGAGGTAG
- a CDS encoding alpha-L-glutamate ligase, giving the protein MSSPRVYVIHENPEWFPPLAAAFAAEGVPVEEILLTDGQIDLAAEPAPGVYWSRMSASSHTRGHEHSKEYTRALLGWLERSGRTVVNGSHVLELEVSKVAQHGLLRDAGFDVPRTTAVFGAAGLKDAARTFTGGQDVPFITKHNQGGKGLGVRRFDSLAEFDAYVDSPEFEAPVDGITLLQEYLTAREPFITRLEFVGGEFVYAVRVDTSAGSFELCPADACEVPQAIAGAVCDVPGTEAPADAPAAFSVREDVTASHPLVQQLRTFLAEQRIPIAGVEFMETTDGRHVVYDINTNTNYNPAVEAVAPVSGPRAIARFTGGLLAAQYQTAAV; this is encoded by the coding sequence GTGAGCTCTCCGCGCGTGTACGTCATCCACGAGAACCCCGAGTGGTTCCCGCCGCTCGCCGCCGCCTTCGCAGCCGAGGGCGTCCCGGTCGAGGAGATCCTCCTCACCGACGGGCAGATCGACCTCGCCGCGGAGCCGGCGCCAGGCGTCTACTGGAGCCGGATGTCGGCGTCGAGCCACACCCGCGGCCACGAGCACAGCAAGGAGTACACCCGGGCGCTCCTCGGCTGGCTCGAGCGCTCCGGCCGGACGGTCGTGAACGGCAGCCACGTCCTCGAGCTCGAGGTGTCCAAGGTCGCCCAGCACGGCCTGCTGCGCGACGCCGGGTTCGACGTGCCGCGCACCACCGCGGTGTTCGGGGCAGCGGGGCTCAAGGACGCCGCCCGGACCTTCACGGGCGGGCAGGACGTCCCCTTCATCACGAAGCACAACCAGGGCGGCAAGGGCCTCGGGGTGCGCCGGTTCGACTCGCTCGCCGAGTTCGACGCGTACGTCGACAGCCCAGAGTTCGAGGCCCCGGTCGACGGCATCACCCTCCTGCAGGAGTACCTCACGGCCCGCGAGCCGTTCATCACGCGCCTCGAGTTCGTCGGCGGCGAGTTCGTCTACGCCGTCCGTGTCGACACGAGCGCCGGGAGCTTCGAGCTCTGCCCCGCCGACGCGTGCGAGGTCCCGCAGGCCATCGCCGGTGCCGTGTGCGACGTGCCGGGCACCGAGGCCCCGGCCGACGCGCCGGCCGCGTTCAGCGTCCGCGAGGACGTCACCGCGTCGCACCCGCTCGTGCAGCAGCTCCGCACGTTCCTGGCCGAGCAGCGCATCCCGATCGCGGGGGTCGAGTTCATGGAGACCACCGACGGCCGTCACGTCGTCTACGACATCAACACGAACACGAACTACAACCCCGCGGTCGAGGCCGTCGCACCGGTCTCGGGACCGCGCGCGATCGCGCGCTTCACCGGCGGCCTGCTGGCCGCGCAGTACCAGACCGCCGCGGTCTGA
- a CDS encoding LLM class flavin-dependent oxidoreductase encodes MRFGYWTPLFGGWLRNVEDEDMPVTFDYVKRLAQRAERIGFDLTLVPELNLNDIKGTAAPSLEAWSLAAAIAATTERLEIMAAMRPGYHLPAVTAKQAATIDDISCGRFTFNVVSAWWAEEAKQYGGIFSEHDDRYKRTAEFVEVMKGLWRETPYSFHGEYYDVENAHLEPKPRVTPRIYAGGESEAGKAAITGYADAYVTHGGTVEELRTKIAEMRRRREDAGLEPFEAFGMAAYVIVRETEAEAQAELARITDVQHGKAYESYQDFISKSQLEHVPSLEDYSVSNRGLRPGFVGTPSQVADRIKEFEDAGVDTLLLQFSPQLEEMERFGEQVIPLVRPSVPVPSGAGI; translated from the coding sequence GTGCGATTCGGATACTGGACCCCGCTCTTCGGCGGCTGGCTGCGCAACGTCGAGGACGAGGACATGCCCGTCACCTTCGACTACGTCAAGCGGCTCGCGCAGCGAGCCGAGCGCATCGGCTTCGACCTCACGCTCGTGCCGGAGCTGAACCTCAACGACATCAAGGGGACGGCCGCGCCGTCGCTCGAGGCGTGGTCGCTCGCGGCCGCCATCGCGGCGACGACCGAACGGCTCGAGATCATGGCGGCGATGCGGCCCGGCTACCACCTGCCGGCCGTCACCGCGAAGCAGGCGGCGACGATCGACGACATCTCGTGCGGCCGCTTCACCTTCAACGTGGTGAGCGCCTGGTGGGCCGAGGAGGCCAAGCAGTACGGCGGGATCTTCTCGGAGCACGACGACCGCTACAAGCGCACCGCGGAGTTCGTCGAGGTGATGAAGGGCCTCTGGCGCGAGACGCCGTACTCGTTCCACGGCGAGTACTACGACGTCGAGAACGCCCACCTCGAACCGAAGCCGCGCGTGACGCCGCGCATCTACGCCGGCGGTGAGAGCGAGGCGGGCAAGGCCGCGATCACGGGCTACGCCGACGCGTACGTGACCCACGGCGGCACCGTCGAGGAGCTCCGGACGAAGATCGCCGAGATGCGCCGCCGGCGTGAGGACGCGGGGCTCGAGCCGTTCGAGGCGTTCGGGATGGCGGCGTACGTCATCGTCCGCGAGACCGAGGCGGAGGCACAGGCCGAGCTCGCGCGCATCACCGACGTGCAGCACGGCAAGGCCTACGAGTCCTACCAGGACTTCATCTCGAAGTCGCAGCTCGAGCACGTGCCGTCGCTCGAGGACTACTCCGTGTCGAACCGCGGGCTGCGCCCCGGTTTCGTCGGGACCCCCTCGCAGGTGGCCGACCGGATCAAGGAGTTCGAGGACGCCGGGGTCGACACCCTGCTGCTGCAGTTCTCGCCGCAGCTCGAGGAGATGGAGCGCTTCGGCGAGCAGGTCATCCCGCTCGTCCGCCCGTCGGTGCCAGTGCCGTCCGGGGCGGGCATCTGA